A window of the Bradyrhizobium ottawaense genome harbors these coding sequences:
- the recR gene encoding recombination mediator RecR codes for MASAVAGPEIERLIQLLARLPGLGPRSARRAALHLIKKREALMTPLAGALQVAIDKIQVCKTCGNIDTQNPCTVCTDPRRDGATIVVVADVADLWALERANATNGRYHVLGATLSPLDGVGPQDLTIDALVARAHDPQVGEVILALNATVDGQTTAHYITDLLQEANVRVTRLAHGVPVGGELDYLDEGTLSAAMRQRTLF; via the coding sequence ATGGCTTCTGCGGTTGCCGGCCCCGAAATTGAACGCCTGATCCAGCTCTTGGCGCGGCTGCCGGGGCTTGGCCCGCGCTCGGCGCGGCGTGCCGCGCTGCATCTGATCAAGAAGCGCGAGGCGCTGATGACGCCGCTGGCCGGCGCATTGCAGGTGGCGATCGACAAGATCCAGGTCTGCAAGACCTGCGGCAATATCGACACGCAAAACCCCTGCACGGTCTGCACCGATCCGAGGCGCGACGGCGCCACCATCGTCGTGGTCGCCGACGTCGCCGACCTCTGGGCGCTGGAACGGGCCAATGCGACCAATGGCCGCTACCACGTGCTCGGCGCGACGCTGTCGCCGCTCGACGGCGTCGGTCCGCAGGATCTCACCATCGACGCGCTGGTGGCGCGCGCGCATGATCCCCAGGTCGGCGAAGTCATCCTGGCGCTGAACGCCACGGTGGACGGCCAGACCACCGCGCACTACATCACCGATTTGTTGCAGGAAGCTAACGTCCGGGTGACGCGGCTCGCCCACGGTGTTCCCGTCGGCGGCGAGCTTGATTATCTCGATGAAGGTACGCTATCCGCAGCCATGCGGCAGCGTACGCTGTTCTAA
- a CDS encoding YbaB/EbfC family nucleoid-associated protein, with protein MADFLGMMKQAAQLQSKMQAMQEELGNVEVEGISGGGLVAVRMTAKMEVKGVKIDPSLMKAEEREVLEDLLVTAHNDARRKAEAAMQEKMQALTGGLGLPPGLGLT; from the coding sequence ATGGCTGATTTTCTCGGCATGATGAAGCAGGCGGCGCAACTGCAATCCAAGATGCAGGCGATGCAGGAAGAGCTCGGCAATGTCGAGGTCGAGGGCATTTCCGGCGGCGGGCTGGTCGCCGTGCGCATGACCGCGAAGATGGAAGTGAAAGGCGTCAAAATCGATCCGTCACTGATGAAGGCCGAGGAGCGCGAGGTGCTCGAAGACCTGCTGGTGACCGCGCATAATGACGCCCGCCGCAAGGCGGAGGCGGCGATGCAGGAAAAGATGCAGGCGCTGACCGGCGGGCTTGGTCTGCCGCCAGGTCTTGGTCTTACTTGA
- a CDS encoding DNA polymerase III subunit gamma/tau, whose amino-acid sequence MSDAGAPPDHPDSASQGGFALGGAPDATKPYRVLARKYRPSSFDDLIGQEAMVRTVSNAFETGRIPQAWILTGVRGVGKTTTARILARALNYEKPDGSVKGPTIHMPDLGVHCKAIMESRHMDVLEMDAASHTGVDDVRQINDSVRYAPASARYKVYIIDEVHMLSTAAFNAFLKTLEEPPEHAKFVFATTEIRKVPVTVLSRCQRFDLRRVEADVLMTHLGNIATKENVEVEPEALGIIARAAEGSVRDSLSLFDQAIAHAAGTVRADAVRQMLGLADRTRVIDLFDSLARGDIASAFNEFRAQYDVGADPVVVLSDLAEFVNFVTRVKIVPATADNVAFGETERVRAREFASKLSMRVLSRMWQMLLKGITEVQTATRPAAAAEMVLVRIAYVADLPTPDEAIRMIEQNGGGAQAAASASASRSAPASTASSSSSAASSSMSSSPMRVPTSPRSGAEASARPQMMAPQPEANSAPAALRITSFPQLVALAGEKRDIMAKTALESDMRLVRIEDGRLEVALERNAARGLVNDLSRKLEQWTGRRWTVIVSNEAGEPTLRSQNEVRKNEQARAAEADPRVQEVLARFPGAKVVEVRKLAAEPPESDATGEDPAESSDSDDD is encoded by the coding sequence ATGAGTGATGCTGGCGCTCCCCCCGATCATCCCGATAGCGCCAGCCAGGGCGGTTTCGCGCTTGGCGGCGCGCCGGACGCGACAAAACCCTACCGGGTGCTGGCGCGCAAATACCGCCCCTCCAGTTTTGACGACCTGATCGGCCAGGAGGCCATGGTCCGCACCGTTTCGAATGCGTTCGAAACCGGGCGAATTCCGCAGGCCTGGATTCTGACCGGCGTCCGCGGGGTCGGCAAAACCACCACGGCGCGGATTCTCGCCCGCGCGCTGAACTACGAAAAGCCCGACGGGTCAGTGAAGGGGCCGACCATCCACATGCCGGATCTCGGCGTGCATTGTAAGGCGATCATGGAAAGCCGGCACATGGACGTGCTGGAAATGGACGCTGCCTCCCATACCGGCGTCGACGACGTGCGCCAGATCAATGACAGCGTGCGCTATGCGCCGGCCAGCGCGCGCTACAAGGTCTACATCATCGACGAAGTCCACATGCTGTCGACCGCGGCCTTCAACGCCTTCCTGAAGACGCTGGAGGAGCCGCCGGAACACGCCAAGTTCGTGTTCGCCACCACCGAAATCCGCAAAGTGCCGGTCACGGTGCTGTCGCGCTGCCAGCGTTTCGACCTGCGCCGGGTCGAGGCCGACGTGCTGATGACCCATCTCGGCAACATCGCCACCAAGGAAAACGTCGAGGTCGAACCCGAGGCGCTCGGCATCATCGCCCGCGCCGCAGAAGGCTCGGTGCGCGATTCGCTGTCGCTGTTCGATCAGGCGATCGCGCATGCGGCGGGTACGGTGCGCGCCGACGCGGTGCGGCAGATGCTGGGCCTCGCCGACCGCACCCGCGTGATCGACCTGTTTGATTCGCTGGCGCGCGGCGACATCGCCAGCGCCTTCAACGAATTCCGCGCCCAATACGACGTCGGTGCCGATCCGGTCGTGGTGCTGAGCGACCTCGCCGAATTCGTCAACTTCGTCACCCGCGTGAAGATCGTTCCTGCTACCGCCGACAATGTCGCCTTCGGCGAGACCGAGCGCGTCCGCGCCCGCGAATTCGCATCCAAGCTGTCGATGCGGGTGCTGTCGCGGATGTGGCAGATGCTGCTCAAGGGCATCACCGAGGTGCAGACTGCGACGCGGCCGGCGGCCGCGGCCGAAATGGTGCTGGTGCGCATCGCCTATGTCGCCGACCTGCCGACGCCGGACGAAGCGATCAGAATGATCGAGCAGAACGGCGGCGGCGCGCAGGCGGCCGCCAGCGCCTCGGCGTCGCGATCGGCACCGGCTTCGACAGCGTCGTCGTCTTCGTCCGCGGCTTCGTCGTCGATGTCTTCCTCGCCGATGCGCGTGCCCACGTCGCCGCGAAGCGGCGCCGAAGCATCCGCGCGCCCGCAAATGATGGCGCCTCAGCCTGAGGCGAATTCCGCGCCGGCGGCATTGCGGATCACGAGTTTTCCGCAGCTCGTCGCGCTGGCCGGCGAGAAGCGCGATATCATGGCCAAGACGGCGCTGGAGTCCGACATGCGGCTGGTCCGTATCGAGGACGGGCGGCTGGAAGTGGCGCTGGAGCGCAACGCCGCGCGGGGGCTGGTCAACGATCTCTCCCGCAAGCTGGAACAGTGGACCGGACGGCGGTGGACCGTGATCGTGTCCAACGAGGCCGGCGAACCGACGCTGCGTTCGCAGAACGAGGTCAGGAAGAACGAGCAGGCCCGCGCCGCGGAAGCCGATCCACGGGTGCAGGAAGTGCTGGCGAGGTTTCCCGGCGCCAAAGTCGTCGAAGTGCGCAAACTTGCCGCCGAGCCGCCGGAATCCGATGCTACCGGGGAAGACCCCGCTGAGAGTTCCGACAGCGACGACGATTGA